Below is a genomic region from Actinomadura sp. NAK00032.
GACGCCCTTGGTGGTGGCGCCGAGCCGTTCGGCGAGCGGGCCGAGCGCGGTCATCTTCGCCGCGACGGCCGGGTAGTCGCGCTCGACCGTGACGAGCTTCGGCATCGTCACGCCGGGGACCGGCTCGCACTCGCCCTTGGCCCAGTCGAGGACGCGGCCGTGCGGCGTCGCCATCTCGTCGGGGGTGTCGTGCAGCAGCGGCACGGCGACGACGTCCTTGCGGACGCCGAGGTGCCCCTCGGCGAGCCGGCTGAACGCGTCCGCGATGTCCTGGAAGGCCCGCCAGTCGCTGCGGGTCTGCCACGGCGGCCCGATCGCCGGGTTGAACGAGTGCACGAACGGGTGCATGTCGGTGGTGTTCAGGTCGTGCTTCTCGTACCAGGTCGCCGCGGGCAGCACGATGTCGGAGTAGACGGTGGTGCTGGTCATCCGGAAGTCCAGCGACAGCAGCAGGTCGAGCTTGCCGGCGGGTGCCTCGTCCCGCCACACGACCTCCTCCGGCCGGGCGCCAGGCGGCGCCTCCTCGGCGCGAACGGCGTCGGCGGCGCCGAGCAGGTGCCGCAGGAAGTACTCGTTGCCCTTGGCGGACGACCCGAGCAGGTTGGACCGCCACACCGTCAGGACGCGGGGGACGTTCTCCGGCGCGTCCGGGTCCTGGCAGGCGAACTTGAGCCGGCCGGCCTTCAGCTCGTCCACGATGTGCTCGCCGGCCTGCTTCCCGGCGGCCTCCGCCTCGTCGGCGAGGGTCAGCGGGTTGCGGTCGAAGGTCGGGTAGGACGGCATCCAGCCGAGCCGCGCCGCCTGCGCGATCACGTCGGCGGTGGACCGGCCGGCGAACGCGCCGCCGGCCGTCGCCGCCGACAGCGTGCCGGCGTCGAAGGGGTCGTAGCGGAACTGGTCGGTGTGCAGGTAGAAGAACGCGGTGCCGATCATCTGCCGGGGCGGGCGGGACCAGTCCAGCCCGAACGCCAGCTGCGCCCACCCGGTGACCGGGCGGCACTTCTCCTGCCCGACGTAGTGCGCCCAGCCGCCGCCGTTGACGCCCTGCCCGCCGGTCAGCGTGGTCAGCGCGAGGAACGTCCGGTAGATGGTGTCTGAGTGGAACCAGTGGTTGGTGCCCGCGCCCATGATGATCATCGAGCGGCCGCGCGTCTCCTCGGCGTTGGCGGCGTACTCGCGGCCGATCCTCTCGGCGGCCCGCGCGGGGACGCCGGTGAACGTCTCCTGCCACGCCGGGGTGCCCGGCTCGGAGGCGTCGTCGTACCCGGTCGGCCAGGTGCCGGGCAGGCCGTCGCGGCCGACGCCGTACTGCGCGAGCAGCAGGTCGAACACGGTCGTGACCAGGTGGCCGCCGACGGTGCGGACGGGGACGCCGCGCCGCAGCGTGCCGGGCGCGCCGTCGATGCCGTCGAAGCGGGCCAGCTCGATCTCGACCGCCGCGCCGCCCTCCATCGACAGCAGCGGGTCGGCGTCGCCGAGGTCGAGGTTCCACCTGCCCTCGCCGGCCTCGCCGTACCGGAACCCGAGCGACCCGTTCGGGACGAGCGGGCGCCCGGTCGCCGCGTCCAGGATCACGGTCTTGAACGCGGCGTGCTCCGACTCGGACTCGGCACCGGGCAGGTCGGCCGCGGTGAGGAACTTGCCGGGGACGTACCTGCCGTCGCGCTCCTCAAGCCGCACCAGGAACGGCAGGTCGCTGTAGCGCTTCACGTAGTCGGTGAAGTACGGGACCTGCCGGTCGACGAAGAACTCCTTGAGGACGACGTGGCCCATGGCCATCGCCAGGGCGCCGTCCGTGCCGGGCTGGGCGGCCAGCCACTCGTCGGCGAACTTGACGTTGTCGGCGTAGTCCGGGGACACGGCGACGACCTTCTGGCCCCGGTAGCGGGCCTCGGTCATCCAGTGCGCGTCCGGGGTGCGGGTCACCGGCAGGTTGGACCCCCACATGATGAGGTACCCGGCGTCCCACCAGTCGCCCGACTCCGGGACGTCGGTCTGGTCGCCGAACACCTGCGGGGACGCCACCGGCAGGTCGGCGTACCAGTCGTAGAACGACAGCATCGTCCCGCCGAGCAGCGACACGAACCGGGCGCCGGACGCGTGCGACACCATCGACATCGCCGGGATCGGGGAGAACCCGGCGACCCGGTCGGGGCCGAACTCCTTGATGGTGTGCACGTGCGCGGCGGCGATCATCTCGGTCGCCTCGTCCCAGGTCGCCCGCACCAGGCCGCCGCGCCCGCGCGCGTCCTTGTAGGCGCGCGCCCGCTCCGGGTCGGAGACGATCTCGCGCCACGCCGCCACCGGGTCGCCGGTACGCGCCCTGGCCTCGCGGTACATCTCCAGCAGGACGCCGCGCACGTACGGGTACCGCACCCGCGTCGGCGAGTAGGTGTACCAGCTGAAGGACGCGCCGCGCGGGCAGCCGCGCGGCTCGTACTCGGGGCGGTCCGGGCCGACCGACGGGTAGTCGGTCTGCTGCGCCTCCCAGGTGATGATGCCGTCCTTGACGTACACCTTCCAGGAGCAGGACCCGGTGCAGTTCACGCCGTGGGTGGAGCGCACCACCTTGTCGTGCGACCAGCGGTCGCGGTAGAAGGAGTCGGCCTCCCGGCCGCCCTTCTTGGTCACCGTCCGCAGGTCGGGCGACACGCGCGCGCGGGTGAAGTACCTACGGGTGCCCACCAGCGCGTCTTCCAGCGGACCGTCCATTCCGGGACGGCCGTCGGTGGAGCTCATCTCGGATCCCCTTCTTCTGCATCAACCGGGGCAAATCGCCCTCGGAGTGCGCCGTCCCGCCGGGGCCCCGGCGGGACGGCGCGGTGTCAGCCGTCCCCGCGCGCCGCCACGGCGCGCCGGACGGACGTGGCGGTGAACACCCCGGCCGCCGCCGCCACGAGCGCGAGCAGCAGCAGGCCGATCCGGTAGTCCCCGAGACTGCCCCAGAGCGCTCCCATCACCAGCGGCGGGACGAACCCGCCGAGCCCGCCCGCGGCGCCGACCACACCGGTGACCGCGCCGACCTTGTTCGCCGGAGCGAGCCTCGCGACCAGCGCGAACGTCGCTCCGCTCCCGGCGCCGAGCGCGGCGGCCATGGCCAGGAACGCGATGGTGCCGACCGGCATCAGCGCGGGCGCGAACGACTGGGCCACGGCGCCCGCCACCGTCACCGCGAGCGCCGCGGTCATCACCCGCACCGCGCCGATCCGGTCCGACAGCCAGCCGCCGACCGGGCGCATCACCACGGCCAGCAGCACGAAGCCCGCCATCCGGTTCGCCGCGTCCGCCTGCGACAGCCCGTACTCGGCCTTCAGGTAGGTGGGCAGGTACACCGAGAACGCCACGTAGCCGCCGAAGGCCACCGCGTACAGGGCGGACATCTGCCAGGTGACGCTCAGCCGGGCGGTCGCGGCCAGCCGCTTCGCCAGCGGCTCGGTGGGGGCGGTGCGGCCGGGGGCCTCCCGCAGCACCAGCCACGCGACGACCGCGTACACCGCGAGCAGGACCGCCATCACCTCGAACGGGAACTCCATCCCGTACCTGTCGACCTCCTTGACGGTCGTCAGCGCGCTGACGGCGGTGCCGCCCATCCCGGCGCCGAAGATCCCGACCGCGAGCCCGCGCCGCTCCGGCGGGAACCACGCGTTCACGAACGGCACCCCGATCGCGAACGCCGTCCCGCCGATGCCGAGCAGGAAGCCGCCGGCCAGCAGCGCCGGCAGCGACGAGTGCCCGGCCAGCCCGAGGTACAGCACGGGCACGATCGTGATCAGCGACACCGCGGGGAACATCACCCGCCCGCCGAACCGGTCGGTCAGCGCCCCCACCGGGATCCGCCCGAGCGACCCCACCACCACCGGCACCGCCACGAGCAGCGACTGCTCGAACGACGTCAGCTCCAGCGAGTCCTTGAACCGCGGGCCGAGCGGGCTCAGCAGCGCCCACGCCCAGAAGTTCACCGCGAACCCCAGCGTGGCCACCGCCAGCATGACCATGGGCCGCCCGGTCCCCGGCGGCCCCGGCTCCTTCACATCCCGCTCGGCCACCCCACGCACCGCTTCCATCGCTCCCGCCAGGTTCCCGTGATCGTTCCCGGACCCTCGGCGGGTAACCGTGATCGGTACCCGCCGGTCCGATCTCACCCTCGCGGAGAGCGGCGGCGCGCTGAAGGGACCTTCGTCCCGCCGACGGTCCCGTCGGCGGTCCCGTCGGCGGTCCCGTCGGCGGGACGCGGCCCGTCCAGGCGCGGCCTGTCACGCGGCCCGGCACGCGGCACGCCGACCGGGCCGGTGCGGCGGGCCCGGTCGGCGCGGTCTGGACGGCGTCCTGCTCAGACCTCCAGGATCCTCAGCGCCGCATGGCGCTCAGGGCTCAGGTAGACCTTCTGCTTGGAGCCGTCCTGCTCCAGTTCGAGCACGAACCGGTAGTGGTACAGGCCGGGGCGCGCGGTGCTCTGGATGGCGCCGGCCCAGTAGTAGTAGACGGGCGTGTACGGCGACCGCATGAGGTCGGGCGCCCCGTAGATCTTCAACTCGGTGGTGACGCGGCGCTCGGCGACGTCCTCCTCGTCGCCCTTCTCGGTGTCCAGGAACACCAGGTTGCTGATCTTCGGCATCGGCGGCCAGGTGCCGTCCGGCCGCTTCTCCATCTCCACCGGCCGGATGATCCAGTTGATGACCTGCCCCTGCTTGCAGACCGTCTCCAGGTGGTCGGTGCCCTGCCCGGTGCCGCCGAGGCTGTTGTCCATCATGAACAGGGCGTCCTTGAGCGACCCGGTGGACGTCGCGCGCTCCATGTTCACCAGGGTCACGATGTTGAGCTGGACGGAGTTCAGCTGGCCGCGCTCGTCCGAGCGCTCGGCGCCGCGCGGGGTGCTCATGACCGCTCCTTCGCCGCGCCGGCCCGGCCGGCGGCGGTGGCCGGGCCGGTCAGCGCCGGCGTCGACAGGGCGAACGGCTCGGTGAGGGTGCCGAGCCGGAACTTCAGCCGGTAGGAGACCGGCTCGGTGACGGCCTTCTTCACCGTGCCGGTCCAGAACACGATGTCGGTGCCCGGGAACACCCTGCGCTCCGGCTCGCAGACCTTCGCGTCGATCACGATGTCGTCGAGGGAGGCGTAGGTCTCGCACTCCAGCACGACGACGTTCCAGATGAGCTGGTCGCCGGCCCGCACCGTCGTGCGCAGCCGCTCGGTGCCGAAGCCGGTCGACCCGGCGGACTTGTTGGTGTCGTAGAGGTAGACGTTGTGGTCCAGCGAGCCGGACGCGATGATCGCGACCGGGTCCACCACGGAGACGATCGTGACGGGACGCGCCGTCCTGGCCTCGGCGGGTCTTGACCTCGGGGGCATGGGCTCCTCCGTTTCGGGTGCGGGGCGCGGGCCGCGGGCTGCGGGTACGGGCTGCGGGCCGCGGGCTATGACGGCGGGACGGCCGGCATGGGCAGGTAGCCCAGCCCCGCCCCGGTGAACGCGTTGCGCTTGGGCTCGGCCGTGACCCGGATGGCCGACGGCCAGGTCATGTCGACCGACTCCCAGACGGGCTCGCCGTTGCGGTACACCAGCTCGTGGAGCTGGATGTGCATCGTGTAGGAGTAGGTGCCCGGACGGGCCGTGTCGACCGTCGCCGACCAGTACCAGCCGTCGGACACCATGTCCGGGGAGCCGTACTGCGCCGGGTAGATGATCTTCTCGTCCACCGCCTCGCCGGTGAGGTCGGTGATGATCGGCGGGGGGTAGTTGTAGGCGGCGTCCTCCCCGGTGACGGGGTTGCCGGTCACGTCGAGGACCTTGGCGCTGGCCAGGCCGCGGCTGCCGCGCGGCCGGCGGGCGTGCGTGCCGACCCGGCGGCGCAGGTGCTCCAGGTCGGCGGTGGTGTCCACGGACGGGTCCGGGGCCCGGTCGGCGACGGTGCCGATCGCCTCCAGCGCCTCCCGGTCGATGGCCTCCGCCCGGTCGGAGTGGTAGCTGCGCGGCACGGTCGGCGGGATGGAGCCGAGGCTCGCCAGCGCCCAGTTCAGCACCTGCTCGGTGCCCTGCGACCCGTCGCTCCAGTACGTGCCGGGGATCGCGGTGACCAGGTCCTCGGTCCCGTCGCCGGTGGAGCCGAGGAACTTCATGTTGTCGAAGAGGTAGATGTTGCCCTTGAGCTTCCGGTCCTGGAGCGCGCCGGCGATGTCGACCATCACGATGATCGCTTGCTGCTGTGCCATGGGTCCGCCTTCGGGTCGGGGGTCACGCGCACATGAGCGCGGCGGTGTCGAGGCCCAGCACGCTGTTCGGGCCCTCGTGCATCTGGAGTTCGAGCCGGTACCCGTAGCGCGCGCCGGGCACGAGGTGGGCGGGGACGATCCCGGACCAGACCAGGACGTCCGGGGTCTTGCCCTCCGCCTCGCCGCCCGGCCCGCCGCCTCCGGCGGGGGCCGCGCCCGGGGCGCCGGGGAACGAGATGCTCCGGATCTCGACCGGTGTCTGCACGTCCACGGCGACGGCGCTCCACTGGACGACCTGGCCCGGGACGACCACGGTGCACAGGTCCGTGGTGCCCTGCCCGGCGCTGTCGAACTGCCCGTCGTCCAACAGCGAGAGGTTCCCGTTGTGGAGGGTCCCGTCCGACAGCGCTCCGACGACGTCCACGAGGACGACGATGTTGACGTTCGGTTTCATTTCTGCGCTCCTGTCCTGACCATTGCCCGTCACCCCCGGTCGCGTACGAGGGGGACCTTGCCGACGGCCGTCCGCTCGATCTCGGGGGACGACCGGTGCACGAAGGAGATCCGGAGCCCGTATCCGGACCGCTCCACCGCCGCCCGGGTGGCCTCCCGGTCGTTGAACAGCGACAGCGACCGGGGCATCGCGCCGGTGAACAGGCGCTGGAGACCGGCGTGGCCGAGCGCCGAGCCGACCTTGCGGGTGAGTCCGTCGGGGTCGTCGACCGCCGCGAGCAGCGTGATCGTCCTGGCCTCGCGGTGGTTGACGAGCTGGATCTCGTGCGCGGCCTCGTCCAGGTCGATGCCGGTGGCCGTGCACAGGTCGTCGCGCAGCGCCGCGTAGGCCAGCGCCGCGGAGTACTGGCTGTCGTTGAGGTGCAGCACGTCGCCGGTGCGGCCCGCGAACTCGAACCGGCCGGCCTTCAGCCCGGGGCCGTCCAGGGCCGGGCGGCGGATCATCCGGTCGCCGAGCTTGAGCCGCAGCAGCGGCGCCTCGTGCGCGTGCAGCCGGGTGACGACGAGCTCGCCCTCCTCGCCCTCGGCGACCGCGCGCCCCGCCTCGTTGACGATCTCGACCAGGTGCAGGCCCGGCACCGCCGCCAGGCAGGGCGAGTCGTCGCGGAGCTGGAGGCCGATGGTCTCCGCCTGCGTCGCGGCGAAGTAGCTGAGGATCGCGACGTTCGGGTACAGCGCGCGCAGCTCGGCCCGCTTGCGCTGCGGCAGCACGCCGCTGCCGTAGAGGGCGACGCGGAAGTTCTCGCGCGCCTCGCGGCTCAGCCCGGCGCCGAGGTCGGCGAGGACGGCGACGCCCGCGGAGATGCCCATCATCGCCTTCGGCCCCGGGTAGGAGAACATGTGCTCCAGGACGGGCCCGGTGACGGGGCCGGCGCCGATGTAGTTGACGCCCGGCACCTGCTGCAGCACGCCGCCGACCATCGTGCCGCTGCTCCACATCTGGTAGTCGGCGAGGTTGGTGAACAGCCATTTCGGGTCGCCGCCGCGCAGGTGGCCGCGCAGCTGGTAGGTGCCCATGAACGCGCCGGCGACCCGGTAGGTGTCGCGCAGCTCCCGCAGCGAGTAGACGATCTCCAGCGGGAGCCCGTCGCCGGTGCCGCCGCTGGCGACGATCTCGAAGCCGCCGCGGCTGAGCGGCACGACCATGCCGGGCCGCGCGCCCATCACCATGTCGCGCTGGACGGCCTTGTCCGACAGCGGGATCTGCTCCCACTCGGCGTAGGTGGCGGGCGGGCCGGTGATCCCGGCGGCGCTGAGCCGCTCCTTCCACAGCGGGTTGAGCAGCACGGTGTTGACCATCTGCTGCAGGCGGCGCAGGACGAGCGCGTCCTGGACCTCGTGGGGGGTCTCGCTGTACGGGACGCCGCACAACCGCTCGCACGCCCGCATCTTGCCCGCGAACGAGGGCAGGTCGGGGACGGTGTCGGCCGACCACGGCTGCATCTCCTCGTCGGGGATCAGCCGGGCCGCGACCTCGGCGGCGCCGGCCGCCCGGTCCAGTCGCATGACGCTCATCGCGCACTCCTGTTCGTCACGGGTTCTGTTCGCGGAGCACCCGCTCGCCGGTCTCCCTGATCTCGGCGAGCAGCATCCGGACGTGCTCGGTGCCGGCCTGGTGGTTCATCATCACGACGCGCAGCGCGGCGGTGCCCCGCACGTCGACCTTGGAGATGAAGAAGCGCCCCGACCGCCGGACCCGGTCGCGGATCTGCAGTTGGAGGCGGTGCACCCGGCCGGCGGCGACGCCCGGCGGGCGGTGCCGGAAGCAGAGGATGTTCGCCTCCGGCAGGTGCAGCGTCTCGAAGTCGGGTTCGCCCTGCAGAATGTCGTGCGCGTCCCGGGTGAGCCGGCACAGATATTCGATCTTCTCGGCGAACAGCGCGCGGCCGTAGACGGCCCACAGCGTCCACAGCGGCATGATCATCGGGCGTTTCGTGCATTCGAAGTTCTTGTCGCCGCTGTCGAATTCGCAGAACGGATCGGGTTCCTCGTCGAAAACATAACTGGCGCGCTGCCGGAACGCGCCGAGGGCCGCTTGCGCGTTCCGGTAGAAAAGCAGGGTGCAGGGCGCCGGGACGAACATCATCTTGTGCGCGTCCCAGGCCAGCGAGTCGGCCTTCTCGATGCCCCGCAGCCGGTGCCGCAGCCGGTCCGACACCAGCAGGCTGGCGCCGTGCGCGCCGTCGACGTGCAGCCAGATGCCGCGCTCGGCCGCGATGCCGGCGAGCCGGTCGATCGGGTCGAACGCGCCGAGCGCCGTGGTGCCGGCCGAGGCCACCAGGCAGAACACCGCGAGGCCCCGCCGCTCGGCCGCGGCGAGCACGGCCGGCACCCGCTCGGCGATGATCTGCCCGCGCCGGTTCACCGGCAGCCGGACCAGCCGCGCCTCCCCGACGCCGAGCACCCCGGCCGCCCGGGTCACGCTGTAGTGGACGTCCTCGCTGACCGCGATGGCCGGGGCCGGGCCGCCGCCGTGCCGGCCGCCCGCCCAGATGCCGGGGAAGGCGCGGTTGCGGGCGGCGAGCAGCGCGGTGAGGTTGGCCAGCGAGCCGCCCGAGGTGGTGACCATCGCGAAGCGCCCCGGCTCCCAGCCGATGAAGCGGTTGAGCTCGTCGGCCATGATGCGCTCGGCCGTGAGCGGGAGCTGCCCCGCCTCGTAGAAGGAGGACGGCTGGCCGACGACGGCGCTGACGAAGTCGATCACGCCGGCCAGCGGGACCGCCCCGGAGAACTGGCGGCCCATGTAGCCGGGCGAGTGGACCTGGATGCCGGTCCGGACGTAGAGGTCGATGATGCCGGCCAGCCGCTTCTCGTCGAACGCCGCGACGCCCTCCTGCCCGGTCGCCATCAGCGCCCGCGCCGCCCGTCCGAGCACCGCCGGGTCGGTGAGGTCCAGGCCGCGGACCGACAGGTCCGCCAGATACGTCTCCAGCCGCCCGGCGGCCAGTTCGGAATTCCTCCGGAAAAGATGCGGATCGAATGCGGCGGCCAGCGATTCCCCGGCCGGCGGCCGCGGTCGCGGCACGGGTGGCTGACATTTCCCTGGCGAGTCCGCCACTGCTCGTTCCCCCGATTTTCATGACCGTTTATGTATTGGCCCTGACAGTGATGAGTCTAGGCAGGCCCGCGATCGCACAACAAGGGCAGTCATCCCTAACCGGCGCGACACCGGCGGCATTTGGCGATCATTTATCGGCCCGCAATGCCGTCCAATCTGTCGGCATTTATGCGGACTAAAGGAACATCGGCGCCGCCCGGCACGGCGCCGCGGCGGCCCGATGTCCTACCGTGGTGAGGTGACCGAGCATCCTGGGCAGGGCGAACTGGCGGCGGCGCTGCGGGCGGCCGGGGTCGGCGGCGTCGACGACTCGGCGCTCGCGCGGGCCATGTACTCCTCCGACGCCTCGCTCTACCGGGTGCCGCCGGCGGTCGTCGTGACGCCCCGGGAGACCGCGGAGCTGCCCGCGGTGCTGGCGGTGTGCCGCCGGCTCGGGGTGCCGCTGACGATGCGCGGCGGCGGCACGTCCATCGCGGGCAACGCGGTCGGGCCGGGCGTCGTCGTGGACGCGAGCCGGCACCTGAACCGGGTGCTGGAGATCG
It encodes:
- a CDS encoding pyridoxal-dependent decarboxylase gives rise to the protein MPRPRPPAGESLAAAFDPHLFRRNSELAAGRLETYLADLSVRGLDLTDPAVLGRAARALMATGQEGVAAFDEKRLAGIIDLYVRTGIQVHSPGYMGRQFSGAVPLAGVIDFVSAVVGQPSSFYEAGQLPLTAERIMADELNRFIGWEPGRFAMVTTSGGSLANLTALLAARNRAFPGIWAGGRHGGGPAPAIAVSEDVHYSVTRAAGVLGVGEARLVRLPVNRRGQIIAERVPAVLAAAERRGLAVFCLVASAGTTALGAFDPIDRLAGIAAERGIWLHVDGAHGASLLVSDRLRHRLRGIEKADSLAWDAHKMMFVPAPCTLLFYRNAQAALGAFRQRASYVFDEEPDPFCEFDSGDKNFECTKRPMIMPLWTLWAVYGRALFAEKIEYLCRLTRDAHDILQGEPDFETLHLPEANILCFRHRPPGVAAGRVHRLQLQIRDRVRRSGRFFISKVDVRGTAALRVVMMNHQAGTEHVRMLLAEIRETGERVLREQNP
- a CDS encoding nitrate reductase subunit alpha yields the protein MSSTDGRPGMDGPLEDALVGTRRYFTRARVSPDLRTVTKKGGREADSFYRDRWSHDKVVRSTHGVNCTGSCSWKVYVKDGIITWEAQQTDYPSVGPDRPEYEPRGCPRGASFSWYTYSPTRVRYPYVRGVLLEMYREARARTGDPVAAWREIVSDPERARAYKDARGRGGLVRATWDEATEMIAAAHVHTIKEFGPDRVAGFSPIPAMSMVSHASGARFVSLLGGTMLSFYDWYADLPVASPQVFGDQTDVPESGDWWDAGYLIMWGSNLPVTRTPDAHWMTEARYRGQKVVAVSPDYADNVKFADEWLAAQPGTDGALAMAMGHVVLKEFFVDRQVPYFTDYVKRYSDLPFLVRLEERDGRYVPGKFLTAADLPGAESESEHAAFKTVILDAATGRPLVPNGSLGFRYGEAGEGRWNLDLGDADPLLSMEGGAAVEIELARFDGIDGAPGTLRRGVPVRTVGGHLVTTVFDLLLAQYGVGRDGLPGTWPTGYDDASEPGTPAWQETFTGVPARAAERIGREYAANAEETRGRSMIIMGAGTNHWFHSDTIYRTFLALTTLTGGQGVNGGGWAHYVGQEKCRPVTGWAQLAFGLDWSRPPRQMIGTAFFYLHTDQFRYDPFDAGTLSAATAGGAFAGRSTADVIAQAARLGWMPSYPTFDRNPLTLADEAEAAGKQAGEHIVDELKAGRLKFACQDPDAPENVPRVLTVWRSNLLGSSAKGNEYFLRHLLGAADAVRAEEAPPGARPEEVVWRDEAPAGKLDLLLSLDFRMTSTTVYSDIVLPAATWYEKHDLNTTDMHPFVHSFNPAIGPPWQTRSDWRAFQDIADAFSRLAEGHLGVRKDVVAVPLLHDTPDEMATPHGRVLDWAKGECEPVPGVTMPKLVTVERDYPAVAAKMTALGPLAERLGATTKGVTFDVGREVEYLKHKNGVVRGGPADGRPSLKQDVHACEMILAFSGTTNGHLATQGFKTVERRTGTRLADLAAEHEGKQITFADTQARPVPVITSPEWSGSESGGRRYSPFTINVERLKPWHTLTGRQHFYLDHDWMAEMGEQLPVFRPPLNMSALFGEPELGETGELGLTVRYLTPHNKWSIHSEYQDNLFMLSLSRGGPVIWMSGIDAAKIGVRDNDWIEAVNRNGVVVARAIVTHRMPEGTVYMHHAQDKLIDVPRAETSGRRGGIHNSLTRLLIKPSHLVGGYAQLSFAFNYLGPTGNQRDEITVIRRRSQEVQY
- a CDS encoding nitrate/nitrite transporter; the protein is MEAVRGVAERDVKEPGPPGTGRPMVMLAVATLGFAVNFWAWALLSPLGPRFKDSLELTSFEQSLLVAVPVVVGSLGRIPVGALTDRFGGRVMFPAVSLITIVPVLYLGLAGHSSLPALLAGGFLLGIGGTAFAIGVPFVNAWFPPERRGLAVGIFGAGMGGTAVSALTTVKEVDRYGMEFPFEVMAVLLAVYAVVAWLVLREAPGRTAPTEPLAKRLAATARLSVTWQMSALYAVAFGGYVAFSVYLPTYLKAEYGLSQADAANRMAGFVLLAVVMRPVGGWLSDRIGAVRVMTAALAVTVAGAVAQSFAPALMPVGTIAFLAMAAALGAGSGATFALVARLAPANKVGAVTGVVGAAGGLGGFVPPLVMGALWGSLGDYRIGLLLLALVAAAAGVFTATSVRRAVAARGDG